One Sodalinema gerasimenkoae IPPAS B-353 DNA segment encodes these proteins:
- a CDS encoding PAS domain S-box protein, producing MSMSSDVQTLERPCVERVFECMSDAIWTVDASSGQMLYLNPSAERLYGRSLQQFHESGQTWFEQLAEGDRDRLRYITASLEHTDESADLVLEYRIQRPDGEFRWVSSQIWQVSTERGRRLQGISKDLTEYRQTQQKKNQRSAFTGN from the coding sequence ATGTCTATGTCCTCGGACGTGCAAACCCTGGAACGCCCTTGTGTTGAACGAGTGTTTGAATGCATGAGCGACGCCATCTGGACAGTTGATGCGTCGTCGGGGCAGATGCTTTACCTGAATCCCTCAGCAGAACGACTGTATGGGCGATCGCTACAGCAATTTCATGAGAGTGGCCAGACTTGGTTTGAACAACTCGCGGAGGGCGATCGCGATCGGCTTCGCTATATCACGGCGAGCCTCGAACATACAGATGAAAGCGCTGATTTAGTCCTGGAGTATCGCATCCAACGGCCTGACGGTGAGTTTCGCTGGGTATCGAGCCAAATTTGGCAAGTATCGACGGAACGAGGTCGGCGTTTACAGGGAATTAGTAAGGATTTGACGGAGTATCGCCAAACTCAGCAGAAAAAAAATCAGAGGTCGGCGTTTACAGGGAATTAG
- the ggt gene encoding gamma-glutamyltransferase, whose translation MRLLGLVTSGLSCLCCLGSLALEPGRAQEPEGYSQGMVVSAHPLASEAGLMMLQQGGNAVDAAVASTLAISVVEPFSAGIGGGGFLLFFEAEAGQMHSLDFRERAPLAATETMYLDESGEPEPRASLDGHRAVGVPGTVAGLVEVHQRYGVLPWEEVVEPALRLAEQGFTVHQRFVDAVERRQEVLLANPAAREAFTREGELYEVGERLRQPQLATTLRRLAENPRDFYEGEIAEAIAADMAAYGGLVTREDMAAYEPIWRDPLCGTFRQVEVCAMGPPSSGGVHLLQILNLIGDRPLEAQDPHHPDTVHFLAEAMRIAYADRSEYLGDPDFVEVPVAALISAAYADYRRPQIDEGQARDSAKVTAVDPSRLNQVWESPETSHLTVVDGDGNGVSLTFTVNGGFGAGVVAAGTGILLNNEMDDFAVAPGVPNLYGLVGGEANAIAPGKTPLSSMTPTIVLEENQLRLALGSPGGSTIITTVLQVLLNVVLYELDVATAIAAPRFHHQWLPDQLLLQEGGFASETVENLRQRGHEINQWQGWGNANAIVVTEDNRLQGAADPRGDGTALGW comes from the coding sequence ATGCGGCTTTTAGGTCTCGTCACATCCGGTTTGAGTTGTCTTTGTTGTCTCGGGAGTTTGGCCCTTGAGCCGGGACGCGCCCAGGAGCCAGAAGGCTATTCCCAGGGGATGGTGGTTTCGGCTCATCCCTTAGCCAGTGAGGCAGGGCTGATGATGTTGCAGCAGGGGGGCAATGCGGTAGATGCGGCGGTGGCCAGTACCTTGGCAATTTCCGTGGTGGAACCGTTTTCAGCGGGAATTGGTGGCGGTGGCTTTTTGCTGTTTTTTGAGGCGGAAGCGGGGCAGATGCACAGTTTGGATTTTCGTGAGCGGGCCCCCCTGGCGGCGACGGAAACCATGTATTTGGATGAGTCGGGGGAACCGGAACCTCGGGCCAGTTTGGATGGCCATCGGGCCGTTGGGGTTCCGGGAACCGTGGCGGGGTTGGTTGAGGTGCATCAACGCTATGGGGTGTTGCCGTGGGAGGAGGTGGTTGAGCCGGCCCTGAGGTTGGCGGAACAGGGATTTACAGTGCATCAGCGGTTTGTGGATGCGGTAGAACGCCGTCAGGAGGTGTTGTTGGCTAATCCAGCGGCCCGGGAGGCGTTTACGCGGGAGGGAGAGCTGTATGAGGTGGGGGAACGGTTGCGACAGCCTCAGTTAGCGACCACTTTGCGGCGTTTGGCCGAGAATCCTCGGGATTTTTATGAGGGGGAGATTGCTGAGGCGATCGCGGCGGATATGGCGGCCTATGGCGGCTTGGTGACTCGGGAAGATATGGCGGCTTATGAACCGATTTGGCGCGATCCTCTCTGTGGGACATTTCGTCAGGTTGAGGTCTGTGCTATGGGGCCGCCGTCATCGGGTGGGGTGCATCTGTTGCAAATTCTCAATCTGATTGGCGATCGCCCCCTGGAAGCCCAAGACCCCCATCACCCGGATACGGTGCATTTTTTGGCGGAGGCGATGCGGATTGCTTATGCCGATCGCTCGGAGTATTTGGGAGATCCTGATTTTGTAGAGGTTCCGGTGGCGGCGTTGATTAGTGCGGCTTATGCTGACTATCGTCGTCCCCAGATTGATGAGGGCCAGGCCCGAGATTCGGCGAAGGTGACGGCGGTGGACCCCTCGCGCTTGAATCAGGTGTGGGAGTCTCCCGAAACCAGTCATTTGACGGTGGTGGATGGTGATGGCAATGGGGTGAGTTTGACGTTTACGGTGAATGGAGGCTTCGGCGCGGGAGTTGTGGCGGCGGGAACGGGAATCTTGCTCAATAATGAGATGGATGATTTTGCTGTTGCCCCGGGAGTCCCCAATCTCTACGGGTTGGTGGGGGGAGAGGCCAATGCGATCGCCCCGGGGAAAACGCCCCTGTCGAGTATGACGCCGACGATTGTCTTGGAGGAGAATCAGTTACGTCTGGCCTTAGGTTCTCCTGGGGGCAGTACGATTATTACTACGGTTCTACAAGTGTTGTTGAATGTGGTTCTGTATGAGTTGGATGTGGCGACGGCGATCGCCGCTCCTCGTTTCCACCATCAATGGTTACCGGATCAGCTATTGCTACAAGAGGGGGGATTTGCCTCAGAGACGGTGGAAAACTTGCGGCAACGGGGCCATGAGATTAACCAATGGCAGGGTTGGGGAAATGCCAATGCCATTGTGGTGACGGAGGATAACCGGTTGCAGGGGGCAGCTGACCCCCGAGGGGACGGCACTGCGCTAGGCTGGTAG
- a CDS encoding PAS domain S-box protein has product MELHIEKLAANLPGVIYQYVLHPDGTARHPYISPRAHELYELTPEEIQADVNTIWENIHPDDVEYVQSTILESAEQLSTWTCQWRHYMPSGTVKWLSGISQPERRDNGDIIWDGVLFDITENKQLEAERDRFFDCALDLFCILGFDGYFKRLNPAWITTLGYTMEEFKAHPVLEFVHPDDIHASESKLADVLQGKNIAGFENRLRTASGAYCWLSWTVVSFPDDEAMYAIARDISDLKQAQLERERLIAIIDASPDIISSADLEGNITYFNRGGRQTLGLELDEDVSHYHIEDFLTPEFVAQCREWVIPQTLKTGSWQGISEIRRRDGTLIPTSQLVIAHPATSESEAYLSTIIRDISDVEKIERQLRQKEKFLRTIYDNQGNIVFVVDVCEDGRFRFAGWNGFTERLMGISSEEIAGKTPQEAFGDDIGELFLQNYRNCISAGQTISYEEAFSHQGRRVWSQVVLTPLFDGRGTIERLIGTSTDITERKEVELALQASEAKYRSLAQQEKLVNRLAQQIRQSLDPKQILETTVRELYVLLGVDRCYFLWHHPNSSNDDLKLAAEAKREELPNRLDEYPRIFAGLLSPLLRSDDIVRIDDVDELDDPKLRTGLQRFGYKSLLLFPVETRKTTVGTLACTREIASQSWCDRDVALIEVVCDRLAIAIQQALLYQQSREAEQQAKAKTLELEATLRQLQTTQAQLIQAEKMSSLGQLVAGVAHEINNPISFVFGNLVHAKQYNQDLLTLLELYRQTYPQPSPEIQDCIAEIDLDYLVEDIPKLFDSIETGAVRIQEIVRSLRTFSRLDESEVKAVDLHESIESTLTILGSRLRANSERQEISVIRQYGVLPRVNCYAGQLNQVFMNLIANAIDAVEAAMLERPQGDGGVIEVTTRLTAQERVQVQIRDNGTGMEADICDRIFDPFYTTKPVGKGTGLGLSISYQIVVERHGGTLICESTPGQGSTFTVQIPISCSPKVSVSVLS; this is encoded by the coding sequence ATGGAACTGCACATTGAGAAGTTGGCGGCGAATCTTCCTGGGGTTATTTATCAATATGTGTTGCATCCTGATGGAACTGCACGCCACCCGTATATTAGCCCCCGTGCTCATGAACTCTATGAACTGACCCCCGAGGAGATTCAGGCCGATGTGAATACCATTTGGGAGAACATTCACCCCGATGATGTGGAGTATGTGCAATCGACGATTCTGGAATCAGCTGAGCAACTGAGCACTTGGACTTGTCAATGGCGACATTATATGCCTTCTGGAACAGTCAAGTGGTTATCTGGTATTTCTCAGCCAGAACGACGAGACAATGGGGATATTATTTGGGATGGAGTCCTCTTTGATATTACAGAAAACAAACAACTTGAGGCAGAACGCGATCGCTTTTTTGATTGCGCCTTAGATTTGTTCTGTATTCTCGGTTTTGACGGTTACTTTAAACGGCTTAACCCAGCTTGGATAACAACGCTTGGATATACCATGGAGGAGTTCAAAGCTCATCCTGTTTTAGAGTTTGTTCATCCTGATGATATCCATGCGAGTGAGTCAAAGCTGGCGGATGTTTTGCAGGGAAAAAATATAGCGGGTTTTGAGAATCGTCTGCGAACAGCGTCAGGGGCTTACTGTTGGTTGTCTTGGACGGTGGTTTCGTTTCCAGACGATGAAGCTATGTATGCGATCGCCCGCGACATCAGTGACCTCAAGCAGGCTCAATTAGAACGGGAACGACTCATTGCTATTATTGACGCTTCTCCCGATATTATCAGTAGCGCCGATTTAGAAGGGAATATCACCTATTTTAATCGTGGCGGACGACAAACATTAGGATTAGAACTCGATGAAGATGTATCTCACTATCACATTGAGGACTTTTTAACCCCAGAATTTGTGGCTCAATGCCGAGAATGGGTTATCCCTCAAACCTTAAAAACAGGGTCTTGGCAGGGAATTTCCGAGATTCGTCGTCGGGATGGAACCTTGATCCCCACATCTCAGCTTGTCATTGCTCATCCAGCGACTTCTGAGTCTGAAGCTTATCTCTCCACCATTATTCGCGATATTTCTGATGTTGAAAAGATTGAGCGACAACTGCGACAAAAAGAAAAATTCCTGCGAACGATTTATGATAATCAGGGAAATATCGTCTTTGTGGTTGATGTCTGTGAAGATGGTAGATTTCGCTTTGCGGGCTGGAATGGATTTACGGAGCGACTCATGGGGATTTCCTCAGAAGAAATTGCTGGAAAAACCCCCCAAGAAGCCTTTGGTGATGATATTGGGGAATTATTCTTACAAAATTACCGCAATTGTATCTCAGCAGGTCAAACAATTAGCTATGAAGAAGCCTTTTCACATCAAGGACGTCGCGTTTGGTCTCAGGTCGTGTTAACCCCATTATTTGATGGACGGGGAACCATTGAACGGTTGATTGGAACGTCAACCGATATCACCGAACGGAAAGAGGTAGAACTGGCCTTACAAGCATCAGAAGCCAAATACCGCTCCCTGGCCCAGCAAGAAAAACTGGTCAACCGTTTGGCTCAGCAAATTCGCCAGTCTCTAGACCCCAAACAAATCCTTGAAACCACTGTTCGGGAATTATATGTCCTGTTGGGGGTCGATCGCTGTTATTTCCTGTGGCATCATCCCAATTCCTCAAATGATGATCTGAAACTGGCGGCTGAGGCCAAGCGGGAAGAGTTACCCAATCGCTTGGACGAGTACCCACGAATTTTTGCAGGACTGCTGAGTCCCCTGTTGAGATCTGACGATATTGTTCGCATTGATGATGTTGACGAACTCGACGATCCGAAGTTGAGAACTGGATTGCAGCGATTTGGTTATAAGTCGTTGCTATTATTCCCCGTCGAGACCAGAAAGACGACCGTGGGAACCCTGGCCTGTACCCGAGAAATTGCTTCCCAATCTTGGTGCGATCGCGATGTGGCGTTAATTGAGGTGGTTTGCGATCGCCTGGCCATCGCCATTCAGCAGGCTCTCCTCTACCAACAATCCCGAGAAGCTGAACAACAAGCCAAAGCGAAAACCTTGGAACTCGAAGCCACCCTACGACAGCTACAAACCACCCAGGCTCAACTCATCCAAGCGGAAAAAATGTCCAGTTTAGGACAATTAGTGGCTGGGGTGGCTCATGAGATTAATAATCCCATTAGTTTTGTCTTTGGCAACTTGGTTCATGCCAAACAGTACAATCAGGATCTGCTGACTCTGTTGGAGTTGTACCGACAGACCTATCCCCAGCCGAGTCCAGAGATCCAGGATTGTATCGCTGAGATTGATTTAGATTATCTAGTGGAGGATATCCCTAAACTCTTTGACTCCATTGAGACGGGGGCCGTGCGGATTCAGGAGATTGTGCGATCGCTGCGAACCTTCTCACGGCTCGATGAGTCGGAGGTGAAGGCCGTCGATTTACATGAGAGTATCGAGAGTACCCTAACGATTCTCGGGAGTCGCCTCCGGGCCAACAGTGAGCGTCAGGAGATTTCGGTGATTCGTCAGTATGGGGTCTTACCTCGGGTGAACTGCTATGCTGGACAGCTTAATCAGGTGTTTATGAATCTCATCGCTAATGCCATTGATGCGGTGGAGGCGGCGATGTTGGAGCGGCCACAAGGCGATGGAGGCGTCATTGAGGTGACGACGCGGCTAACGGCTCAGGAGCGGGTACAGGTGCAAATTCGTGACAATGGAACCGGGATGGAGGCGGATATCTGCGATCGCATTTTTGACCCCTTCTACACCACGAAACCCGTGGGGAAAGGGACGGGGTTAGGCTTATCCATTAGTTATCAGATTGTGGTAGAACGCCATGGAGGAACTCTGATTTGTGAGTCTACTCCTGGTCAGGGGAGTACCTTTACGGTGCAAATTCCTATCAGTTGCTCGCCGAAGGTCTCAGTATCCGTCTTAAGTTAG